The proteins below are encoded in one region of Thermosipho atlanticus DSM 15807:
- a CDS encoding DUF3783 domain-containing protein: MKKEKSFIILHGFKDVEIKKAIKVLKENFPDKELIFATSTPTNMKWSLEVLLRELEKEYEEMKKLRKEK; the protein is encoded by the coding sequence ATGAAGAAAGAAAAATCTTTCATCATATTACATGGTTTTAAGGACGTTGAAATTAAAAAAGCTATAAAAGTTTTGAAAGAAAATTTCCCCGATAAAGAGTTAATTTTTGCTACTTCTACACCGACAAACATGAAATGGTCATTGGAAGTTCTGTTAAGAGAATTGGAAAAAGAATATGAAGAAATGAAAAAATTAAGGAAAGAAAAGTGA